A single genomic interval of Malania oleifera isolate guangnan ecotype guangnan chromosome 11, ASM2987363v1, whole genome shotgun sequence harbors:
- the LOC131167278 gene encoding uncharacterized protein LOC131167278, producing MAVFKLHFLEKCGLILPSAVSFSHLTTLEFMNVELLSESEGKIFSRFPLLQNLTLQWCVFYGFNIIDISTSNLKRLKIIHDGDNGLCNSVLKVACPSLVSLYYYGPLPQNFLLQDLLTLDDAYVGLEVLNNVSDEEHGSKVCEILRGLQNAKSLKLDVVCLSNLYHTVANMGHCTCFSSFDNLKSLKFSIGLDECFFKAMLGLLKCCPHLDALAIEFQANGRELNDIKMPDEAIPCLTYHLKMVELRNCDCYENEIEVIRFLLKNGRVLEKLSVLWLIGLDDARETIERVMEFPRSSSNVTLTFLEPKSVEDSRIMEKAIDL from the coding sequence ATGGCGGTATTCAAGCTGCACTTCTTGGAAAAATGCGGCCTCATTCTTCCAAGTGCTGTGAGTTTCAGCCACCTTACAACCCTTGAATTCATGAATGTTGAATTATTGAGTGAAAGCGAAGGAAAAATCTTTTCCAGGTTTCCTCTTCTTCAGAATTTAACGTTGCAGTGGTGCGTTTTTTATGGTTTCAACATTATTGATATTTCTACGAGTAATCTGAAGAGGCTGAAAATTATACACGACGGTGATAATGGTTTATGCAACAGCGTACTAAAAGTAGCTTGCCCAAGTCTCGTATCTCTATATTACTATGGTCCACTGCCCCAGAACTTCTTATTGCAGGACCTTCTTACTCTTGACGACGCATATGTGGGCTTAGAAGTTTTAAATAATGTTTCGGATGAAGAACATGGTAGTAAAGTGTGTGAGATCCTCAGAGGACTTCAGAATGCAAAATCTTTGAAGCTTGACGTTGTTTGTTTGTCGAATCTTTACCATACAGTTGCTAATATGGGGCACTGCACGTGCTTTTCTTCCTTTGACAATTTGAAGTCCTTAAAATTTTCCATTGGTTTGGATGAATGCTTCTTCAAAGCCATGCTCGGATTGCTCAAGTGCTGTCCCCATCTAGATGCTCTTGCAATAGAATTTCAAGCTAATGGGCGCGAATTGAATGATATTAAGATGCCAGATGAGGCAATTCCATGTTTGACGTATCATCTTAAGATGGTCGAGCTCCGTAATTGTGATTGCTACGAGAATGAGATTGAGGTGATCAGGTTTTTGCTGAAGAATGGACGTGTATTGGAGAAACTGAGTGTTCTTTGGCTTATAGGACTTGATGATGCAAGGGAGACTATTGAAAGGGTAATGGAGTTCCCTAGATCTTCCTCAAATGTTACATTGACATTCCTCGAACCAAAGTCAGTTGAAGATTCTCGGATCATGGAAAAGGCTATTGATTTGTAA